One part of the Corynebacterium sp. CNCTC7651 genome encodes these proteins:
- a CDS encoding glycoside hydrolase family 3 protein, producing the protein MAEKVDKGTSKSKQATVLPSAMGMAATFDFVLVERYGELLAAESKLRGEDVVGAPAMRVPGDFSQDPFLTGVIGKHIIMGIQATGAKAAAVEFPVGSGRDLRERDLIPYEMVVKDGQVAAVVSDEQIEPVLCDDWGFTGQLLTSDEVARGAGDGGAIPGAHGAVARELAGRAITLLKNDRALLPLDPAAAGQIVVMGVGRLATDVVAVPGGATAPYTVPPAEGMRDVLAELGADSPVEVFEVLADASDVSNADAAVAAAVAAAREADTVVLIAGSLEGAEADAQHALISDVLAANPRTLVVLKTTDPSHVPSIGGAHTVIECFAPGQEDGHAVADALFGNVTPSGKLPATYPAFPFGYGLSFTTFTLGDPEVTQDGRFVEVNVPVTNTGDRVGGEVPQVYADLPFDGQLLRRLVGFRRVEPAPGETEVAVIGIDADWPNHPFSIWDEEAQDWVEPEGDITLHIGTSAEDFRYTATVRL; encoded by the coding sequence GTGGCTGAAAAGGTGGACAAGGGAACGTCGAAAAGCAAGCAAGCAACGGTGCTGCCGTCGGCGATGGGCATGGCCGCGACGTTCGATTTCGTGCTGGTGGAGCGCTACGGCGAGCTGCTGGCGGCCGAGTCGAAGCTGCGCGGCGAGGACGTGGTTGGGGCGCCGGCGATGCGGGTGCCGGGCGATTTTTCGCAAGATCCGTTCCTAACCGGCGTGATTGGCAAGCACATCATCATGGGCATCCAGGCCACGGGCGCGAAAGCGGCGGCGGTGGAGTTCCCGGTCGGCAGCGGGCGTGACCTGCGCGAACGTGACCTGATTCCCTACGAGATGGTGGTGAAGGACGGCCAGGTCGCGGCCGTGGTCAGCGACGAGCAGATTGAGCCCGTGCTTTGCGACGACTGGGGGTTCACCGGCCAGCTCCTCACCAGCGACGAGGTTGCGCGGGGCGCGGGCGATGGTGGTGCGATTCCGGGGGCGCACGGCGCGGTTGCCCGTGAGCTGGCGGGACGCGCGATCACGCTGCTGAAGAATGATCGCGCGCTGCTCCCCCTCGATCCCGCCGCTGCCGGGCAGATTGTGGTTATGGGCGTGGGGCGCTTGGCCACGGACGTTGTCGCGGTGCCGGGCGGTGCAACCGCGCCGTACACGGTTCCGCCCGCCGAGGGCATGCGTGACGTGCTGGCGGAGCTGGGAGCGGATAGCCCGGTCGAGGTGTTCGAGGTTTTGGCCGACGCGTCCGACGTGTCCAATGCGGATGCCGCCGTTGCCGCCGCCGTTGCCGCCGCGCGCGAGGCGGACACGGTGGTGCTCATCGCCGGGTCACTCGAGGGCGCTGAGGCGGATGCCCAACACGCGCTGATCTCGGACGTTCTGGCCGCCAACCCACGCACACTGGTGGTGCTCAAGACCACTGATCCGTCGCACGTCCCCTCGATCGGCGGCGCCCACACCGTCATCGAGTGCTTCGCCCCAGGTCAGGAGGACGGCCACGCCGTAGCGGACGCGCTCTTCGGCAACGTCACCCCCTCCGGCAAACTCCCTGCCACCTACCCCGCGTTCCCGTTCGGCTACGGGCTGAGCTTTACGACGTTCACCCTCGGCGACCCCGAAGTAACCCAAGACGGCCGCTTTGTTGAGGTGAACGTGCCGGTAACCAACACGGGTGACCGCGTTGGTGGCGAGGTGCCGCAGGTGTACGCGGACCTGCCGTTCGACGGGCAGCTGCTGCGCCGCCTGGTCGGGTTCCGACGCGTCGAGCCAGCACCCGGCGAGACCGAAGTTGCCGTCATCGGGATCGATGCGGATTGGCCCAACCACCCGTTCAGCATCTGGGACGAGGAGGCACAGGATTGGGTCGAGCCGGAGGGCGACATCACTCTGCACATCGGCACGTCCGCGGAGGATTTCCGGTACACCGCGACGGTGCGGTTGTAA
- the pdxY gene encoding pyridoxal kinase, with the protein MNIISLQSAVAYGHVGNSAAVFAMQRLGCEVWPVYTVNFSNHTEYPSWRGPVMTPEQVADVLDGMSFAFDQVGVILTGYLGSSELAAVVEDAVRRVKAANPNARYVCDPVIGNAQVGSFVAPEIPDVFRERLIPLADAITPNQWELSLLTGTELTTPEATAEAARSLKDHALVTSIGSHADATLGMLDITPEESLLVETPRLGGNVVGAGDLATALYTALQPKPAGERLSHIAGTMFDMVSEVRDRDLDELPLIEQQELIVEPRSKFQPRRI; encoded by the coding sequence GTGAACATCATCTCCCTCCAGTCTGCAGTGGCGTACGGCCACGTGGGCAACTCCGCCGCCGTTTTCGCCATGCAGCGCCTGGGCTGCGAGGTCTGGCCGGTCTACACCGTCAATTTCTCCAACCACACCGAATACCCGTCGTGGCGCGGGCCGGTGATGACTCCGGAGCAGGTCGCGGATGTCCTCGACGGGATGTCCTTCGCGTTTGACCAGGTAGGTGTTATTTTGACCGGCTACCTCGGTTCGTCCGAACTCGCGGCCGTGGTGGAGGACGCCGTCCGTCGCGTCAAAGCGGCGAACCCCAACGCGCGCTACGTCTGCGACCCGGTGATCGGTAACGCGCAGGTCGGCTCCTTCGTGGCACCCGAGATTCCCGACGTGTTCCGGGAGCGCCTTATCCCGCTTGCCGACGCCATCACACCCAACCAATGGGAACTTTCCCTGCTTACGGGTACCGAGCTCACTACTCCGGAAGCAACCGCCGAGGCGGCCCGTAGCCTCAAGGACCACGCGCTGGTGACCTCGATTGGATCCCACGCGGATGCGACGCTGGGCATGCTGGACATCACCCCCGAGGAATCACTGCTGGTGGAAACACCGCGGCTTGGCGGCAACGTGGTCGGCGCAGGGGACTTAGCGACGGCACTTTACACCGCCCTCCAGCCCAAACCCGCCGGTGAGCGCCTCAGCCACATAGCCGGGACGATGTTCGACATGGTCAGTGAGGTGCGGGACCGCGACCTGGATGAGCTGCCGCTGATTGAGCAGCAAGAGCTGATCGTCGAACCGCGCTCGAAGTTCCAGCCTCGCAGGATCTAG
- the pdxY gene encoding pyridoxal kinase PdxY has product MKNILSIQSAVAYGHVGNSAAVFPLQRIGHEVWPVYTVNFSNHTGYGAWKGPMIPAADVAQVIEGIGERGAFARIDAILSGYQGGDDIADVIIDAVAKVKAENPAAIYACDPVMGNAKSGCHVADTIPPLLRDRVVPVADLITPNQFELGYLTERDVTDLDSTLAAVDAARDMGPKAVLVTSVERPDAPEDTIEMLAVDSKGKWIVRTPCLPFKRNGSGDVTAALFTGHYIESGDAADALARTASSVYDLLRLTHEADSPELKLVEAQDYYANPQLQFEVEAL; this is encoded by the coding sequence ATGAAGAACATCCTCTCCATCCAGTCCGCCGTGGCGTACGGCCACGTGGGCAACTCCGCCGCCGTCTTCCCGCTGCAGCGCATCGGCCACGAAGTCTGGCCCGTCTACACCGTCAACTTCTCCAACCACACCGGCTACGGCGCGTGGAAAGGCCCGATGATCCCGGCCGCCGACGTGGCCCAGGTCATCGAGGGCATCGGGGAGCGCGGGGCTTTTGCGCGTATCGACGCCATCTTGTCCGGCTACCAAGGCGGAGACGACATCGCGGATGTGATCATCGACGCGGTTGCCAAGGTGAAGGCCGAAAACCCCGCCGCGATCTACGCGTGCGACCCGGTGATGGGCAACGCCAAGTCCGGCTGCCACGTTGCGGACACCATCCCGCCGCTGCTGCGCGACCGCGTGGTCCCCGTCGCCGACCTGATCACGCCCAACCAGTTCGAGCTGGGGTACCTGACCGAGCGCGACGTGACTGACCTGGATTCCACCCTGGCCGCCGTCGACGCCGCCCGCGACATGGGCCCCAAGGCCGTGCTTGTGACCTCCGTCGAGCGCCCGGATGCCCCGGAAGACACGATCGAGATGCTAGCCGTTGATAGCAAGGGCAAGTGGATCGTGCGCACCCCGTGCCTGCCGTTCAAGCGCAACGGCTCCGGCGACGTGACCGCGGCGCTGTTCACTGGCCACTACATCGAATCCGGCGACGCCGCCGACGCGCTGGCCCGCACCGCCAGCTCCGTCTACGACCTGCTCCGGTTGACCCACGAGGCCGATTCCCCCGAGCTCAAACTGGTCGAGGCTCAGGACTACTACGCCAACCCGCAGCTCCAGTTCGAGGTCGAGGCGCTGTAG
- a CDS encoding hemolysin family protein: MEFTFAYAVTTIIALLLSGLLGSIESALSPISRARVEGMVKDDVAGSRALLKVVDARASHVNTLVMLRTILDVVAAVFAAMLAMDLIESDAWAITAAVASVTLLQFGIIGVFARTAGKRNPYTISLRSAQWLAAFHTILGPLSGLLIRVGNIFHPGEDFRDGPYSTEVELREMVDIAQEQGVVETTEGRMIQNIFDLASTHARQVMVPRPEMIWIEEDKTAGQATRLMVRSGHSRVPVIGETVDDIMGVAYLKDMFGETGAPIDASAPVTASMREPLFVPDSKPLDVLLKEMQRENTHIAIVIDEYGGVAGLLTMEDLLEEIVGEITDEYDEDEAAPIELVGERTLRVQARTPLDDLVDHLADHMDFDLAYDDEVVDSVDTVAGLLSYELGRVPLPGASITMNGLTYTAEGGRDRRGRVKTRTVLVTVPEVLEPAPIPEA; encoded by the coding sequence GTGGAATTCACCTTCGCATACGCGGTGACCACCATCATCGCGCTGTTGCTTTCCGGCCTGCTCGGATCCATTGAATCCGCGCTGAGCCCGATTTCCCGGGCGCGCGTGGAGGGCATGGTCAAAGACGACGTTGCCGGCTCCCGCGCGCTGCTGAAGGTGGTGGACGCGCGCGCCAGCCACGTGAACACGCTGGTGATGCTGCGCACCATCCTGGACGTGGTGGCCGCGGTGTTTGCCGCGATGCTGGCGATGGACCTGATTGAATCCGACGCGTGGGCTATTACCGCCGCCGTCGCCTCCGTGACGCTGTTGCAATTTGGCATCATCGGCGTGTTCGCCCGCACCGCCGGCAAGCGCAACCCGTACACGATCTCGCTGCGCTCCGCGCAGTGGCTGGCCGCGTTCCACACCATCCTGGGGCCATTGTCCGGCCTGCTCATCCGCGTGGGCAACATCTTCCACCCGGGCGAGGATTTCCGGGACGGCCCCTACTCCACCGAGGTGGAGCTGCGCGAAATGGTGGACATCGCGCAGGAGCAGGGTGTGGTGGAGACCACCGAGGGCCGCATGATCCAGAACATCTTCGATCTCGCCTCCACCCACGCGCGCCAGGTGATGGTGCCGCGCCCGGAGATGATCTGGATCGAAGAGGACAAAACCGCCGGCCAGGCCACGCGCCTGATGGTGCGTTCCGGCCACTCCCGCGTGCCCGTCATCGGCGAGACGGTGGACGACATTATGGGCGTGGCGTACCTGAAGGACATGTTCGGGGAGACCGGCGCGCCGATCGACGCGTCCGCGCCAGTCACCGCCTCTATGCGCGAGCCGCTCTTCGTGCCCGACTCCAAGCCGCTGGACGTGTTGCTGAAGGAGATGCAGCGCGAGAACACCCACATCGCGATTGTGATCGACGAGTACGGCGGCGTTGCCGGCTTGCTGACCATGGAGGACCTGCTGGAGGAGATCGTCGGCGAGATCACCGACGAGTACGACGAGGACGAGGCTGCCCCCATCGAGCTGGTGGGCGAGCGCACCCTGCGTGTGCAGGCCCGCACCCCGCTGGATGACTTGGTGGATCACCTCGCCGACCACATGGACTTTGACCTGGCCTACGACGATGAGGTGGTCGATTCCGTGGACACCGTCGCCGGCCTGCTCTCCTACGAACTCGGCCGCGTACCCCTGCCCGGCGCGTCCATCACCATGAACGGGCTGACCTACACCGCCGAGGGCGGGCGCGACCGCCGCGGTCGCGTGAAAACCCGCACCGTGCTAGTCACCGTGCCCGAGGTGCTGGAACCCGCCCCAATTCCGGAGGCGTAG
- the ybeY gene encoding rRNA maturation RNase YbeY: MSIEVLNESGEADVNEEMLVDVCSFALTAMDVHPDTEATITLVDEATMADLHVRWMDLEGPTDVMSFPMDELTPGGGRPDASPFGAAMLGDIILCPAYDRRQAEMAGHDLAHELALLTVHGVLHLLGYDHIAPEDEREMFALQNEILADWYDSLAARGVAYQPKPTGPHAFPSAADRDELDKRMRASEPEAED, encoded by the coding sequence GTGAGCATCGAGGTTTTGAACGAGTCCGGGGAAGCGGACGTTAACGAGGAAATGCTTGTGGACGTCTGCTCATTCGCCCTCACGGCCATGGATGTCCACCCGGACACCGAGGCCACCATCACCCTGGTGGATGAGGCGACGATGGCGGACCTGCACGTGCGCTGGATGGACCTGGAGGGCCCCACGGACGTGATGAGCTTCCCCATGGATGAGCTCACCCCGGGCGGCGGCCGCCCGGATGCATCCCCGTTCGGTGCCGCGATGTTGGGGGACATCATTTTGTGCCCTGCCTATGACCGTCGCCAAGCAGAGATGGCCGGGCACGACCTCGCGCATGAGCTGGCGCTGCTGACGGTGCACGGCGTGCTCCACCTGCTGGGGTACGACCACATCGCGCCGGAGGATGAGCGCGAGATGTTTGCGCTGCAGAACGAGATTTTGGCGGATTGGTACGACTCGCTCGCAGCCCGCGGCGTGGCGTACCAGCCGAAACCGACCGGCCCGCATGCGTTCCCGTCCGCCGCGGACCGCGACGAGCTGGACAAGCGCATGCGCGCAAGCGAACCGGAGGCGGAGGACTAG
- a CDS encoding PhoH family protein — translation MEELVTRKIELDSAYAQSVLGVHDENLRVLNQHLNADIHARGTTVTVRGADHDVAYVLRVLDELESMARRGVPITADTVVHATRIMETEAPESVAEILGAEIVARKGKVIRPKTAGQRRYVDAIDENTITFGIGPAGSGKTYLAVAKAVQALQNKEVKRIILTRPAVEAGEKLGFLPGTLSDKIDPYLRPLYDALRDMLDPEMIPKLIEAGIIEVAPLAYMRGRTLSDAFVILDEAQNTTGAQMKMFLTRLGFGSKMVVTGDVSQVDLPRGTVSGLRVARRILGDIEGIDFQELRADDVVRHHLISRIVAAYDKHDAQNAARYEKRQREIEREREQEAAQ, via the coding sequence ATGGAAGAACTGGTCACCCGCAAAATCGAGCTGGATTCCGCGTACGCCCAGTCCGTGCTCGGGGTGCATGATGAAAACCTGCGTGTGCTGAACCAGCACCTGAACGCCGATATTCACGCCCGCGGCACCACGGTCACCGTGCGCGGCGCGGACCATGACGTGGCGTATGTGCTGCGCGTGCTGGATGAGCTGGAATCGATGGCGCGCCGCGGCGTGCCCATCACGGCGGACACGGTGGTGCACGCCACCCGCATCATGGAGACGGAGGCACCGGAATCCGTCGCCGAGATCCTGGGCGCGGAGATTGTGGCGCGCAAGGGCAAGGTGATCCGCCCGAAGACGGCCGGTCAGCGCCGCTACGTGGACGCGATCGATGAGAACACGATTACGTTCGGCATCGGCCCCGCAGGTTCCGGCAAGACCTACCTCGCGGTGGCCAAGGCTGTGCAGGCGCTGCAGAACAAAGAGGTCAAGCGCATCATCCTCACCCGCCCGGCCGTGGAGGCGGGGGAGAAGCTGGGCTTCCTTCCCGGCACGCTGTCCGACAAGATCGACCCGTACTTGCGCCCGCTTTACGACGCTCTCCGGGACATGCTGGACCCGGAGATGATCCCCAAACTCATCGAGGCCGGGATCATCGAGGTCGCACCCCTGGCGTACATGCGCGGCCGCACGTTGTCGGACGCGTTCGTGATTTTGGATGAGGCGCAGAACACCACCGGCGCGCAGATGAAGATGTTCCTCACCCGCCTGGGCTTCGGCTCCAAGATGGTGGTTACGGGCGACGTGAGCCAGGTCGACCTGCCGCGCGGCACCGTCTCCGGCCTGCGCGTGGCGCGCCGCATCCTAGGCGATATCGAAGGCATTGACTTCCAGGAGCTGCGCGCGGATGACGTGGTGCGCCACCACCTGATCTCCCGCATCGTCGCCGCGTACGACAAACACGATGCGCAGAACGCCGCGCGCTATGAGAAGCGCCAGCGCGAGATCGAGCGCGAGCGTGAGCAGGAGGCAGCGCAGTGA
- a CDS encoding 16S rRNA (uracil(1498)-N(3))-methyltransferase yields the protein MSLPYFLTPDPLAGVLTGPEAAHAHVKRIEPGEHIMLTDGSGLTVEVRVTRTSKSEVRGDVVGHAQVPAPSPRVTVVQAIPKSERAELAVDLAVQGGADAIVPWISHRTIARWPEAKQAKQVEKWNNQAVASAKQSRRAWVPQVREPVTTNQLAQLTKDVQALVLHEDATTPLRDVEFADDIWLIIGPEGGIGEDELELIGGTPVRLGPEVLRTASAAFAGLAAIGALSGRW from the coding sequence GTGTCCCTGCCGTACTTCCTCACCCCCGACCCGCTCGCAGGCGTGCTCACCGGCCCCGAAGCCGCGCACGCCCACGTCAAGCGCATCGAGCCGGGGGAGCACATCATGCTTACCGACGGCTCGGGGCTGACCGTGGAGGTTCGGGTCACGCGAACGTCGAAAAGCGAAGTGCGGGGAGACGTGGTGGGGCACGCGCAGGTGCCGGCGCCGAGCCCGCGCGTGACCGTGGTGCAGGCGATTCCGAAGTCGGAGCGCGCGGAGCTGGCCGTGGATCTGGCGGTGCAGGGCGGCGCGGATGCGATCGTGCCCTGGATCAGCCACCGCACCATCGCCCGCTGGCCGGAGGCGAAGCAAGCCAAGCAGGTGGAGAAGTGGAACAACCAGGCGGTGGCCAGCGCGAAGCAGTCGCGGCGCGCGTGGGTGCCACAGGTGCGCGAGCCGGTGACCACGAACCAGCTGGCGCAGCTGACCAAAGACGTGCAGGCGCTGGTGCTGCACGAGGACGCGACCACCCCGCTGCGGGACGTGGAATTCGCCGACGATATCTGGCTGATCATCGGGCCAGAGGGCGGCATCGGCGAAGATGAGCTGGAGCTGATCGGCGGCACCCCGGTGCGTCTGGGTCCGGAGGTGCTGCGCACGGCCAGCGCCGCGTTTGCGGGCCTCGCCGCGATCGGTGCGCTGAGTGGGCGCTGGTAG
- the dnaJ gene encoding molecular chaperone DnaJ: MARDYYGILGVDREATEQDIKKAYRRLARKYHPDVNPSEEAAAKFAEISLAQEVLLDPQKRSIVDRGGDPMEQGGMGGAGGFGGGLGDIFEAFFGGGGGAAREPRSRVQQGNDALLRTSITLQEAYEGVKKHVAVDTAVLCEKCHGTGSESESKPVTCDHCHGSGAVQEVQQSFLGNVMMSRECPKCRGYGEIITDPCRQCGGDGRVRATRDLTVNIPAGIATGMRIRMAGQGEVGHGGGPAGDLYVEVTTEPHPYFVRDGHDLLLRLNVPMYDAALGSQITVDNLAGGTTTIVVPAGTQPGDTIVLEGEGMPLIRTDRFGDLIAHVQVTVPTALSNQERAALEELRDGCPDNTEVHTEDAAANEGFFSRMRDRFRR, encoded by the coding sequence TTGGCCAGGGATTACTACGGCATCCTCGGTGTGGACCGGGAGGCGACCGAACAGGACATTAAGAAGGCGTACCGCCGCTTGGCGCGCAAGTACCACCCGGACGTGAACCCGTCCGAGGAGGCCGCGGCGAAGTTCGCGGAGATTTCGCTGGCGCAGGAAGTGCTCTTGGACCCGCAGAAGCGCAGCATTGTGGACCGCGGCGGGGACCCGATGGAGCAGGGCGGCATGGGCGGCGCCGGCGGTTTCGGCGGCGGCCTGGGTGATATCTTCGAGGCGTTCTTCGGCGGCGGTGGCGGCGCGGCGCGTGAGCCGCGCTCCCGCGTCCAGCAGGGCAATGACGCGCTGCTGCGCACCTCCATCACGCTGCAGGAGGCGTACGAGGGCGTGAAGAAGCACGTCGCCGTTGATACCGCCGTGCTGTGCGAGAAGTGCCACGGCACCGGCTCCGAATCCGAATCCAAGCCGGTCACCTGCGACCACTGCCACGGATCCGGTGCCGTGCAGGAGGTGCAGCAGTCGTTCCTGGGCAACGTCATGATGTCGCGCGAGTGCCCGAAGTGCCGCGGGTACGGCGAGATCATCACCGACCCCTGCCGCCAGTGCGGCGGCGACGGTCGCGTGCGCGCCACTCGTGATCTGACCGTGAACATCCCGGCCGGCATTGCCACCGGCATGCGCATCCGCATGGCGGGCCAGGGCGAGGTAGGCCACGGCGGCGGCCCGGCGGGCGACCTGTACGTTGAGGTGACCACGGAGCCGCACCCGTACTTTGTGCGCGACGGGCACGACCTGCTGCTGCGCCTCAACGTCCCGATGTATGACGCAGCGCTGGGTTCCCAGATCACCGTGGACAACCTCGCAGGTGGTACAACCACCATCGTCGTGCCCGCCGGCACCCAGCCGGGCGACACGATCGTGCTTGAGGGCGAGGGCATGCCGCTGATCCGCACGGACCGCTTCGGTGACCTGATCGCCCACGTCCAGGTCACCGTGCCCACTGCGCTGAGCAACCAGGAGCGCGCCGCGTTGGAGGAGCTGCGCGACGGCTGCCCGGATAACACCGAGGTCCACACCGAGGACGCCGCTGCCAACGAGGGCTTCTTCTCCCGCATGCGCGACAGGTTCCGCCGCTAG
- the hrcA gene encoding heat-inducible transcriptional repressor HrcA, which translates to MSAADARRRAVLRAIVADYIASQEPVGSKALVERHGLKVSPATIRNDMSVLEQQGYIEQTHASSGRIPTEAGYRAFVDALHDVKPISAAERRAILEFLEHGVDMEDVLRRSVQLLAQLTNQAAVVQLPTLNVSRVKHCEVVALSQTRLLLVLITDAGRVDQRNVELAAPISDDGVAQLRTLLNDVLVGKTMREAADSLSLLASRAPLQLAPAVERATAVLIDTLVATTSDRLLIAGAGNLTLHGAGDLQSVIAALEEQVVVLKLLASAQELEHVSVRIGRENEDEELSRASIVTTAYGAGAEALGGLGVVGPTHMDYPGTMQKVATVARYISRILRGE; encoded by the coding sequence ATGAGCGCGGCGGATGCCAGGCGCCGGGCGGTGCTGCGCGCGATTGTTGCGGACTATATCGCCAGCCAGGAACCGGTTGGCTCGAAAGCACTCGTCGAGAGGCATGGGCTCAAGGTGAGCCCGGCGACCATCCGGAATGACATGAGCGTGCTGGAGCAGCAGGGCTACATCGAGCAGACCCACGCGAGCTCCGGGCGCATACCCACCGAGGCGGGGTACCGCGCGTTCGTGGACGCGCTGCATGACGTGAAGCCGATTTCCGCCGCCGAGCGCCGCGCCATCCTGGAGTTTTTGGAGCACGGCGTGGACATGGAGGACGTACTGCGCCGCTCCGTGCAGCTGCTCGCACAACTGACCAACCAGGCGGCGGTGGTGCAGCTGCCCACGCTGAACGTGAGCCGGGTGAAGCACTGCGAGGTGGTGGCGCTGTCCCAGACGCGCCTGCTGTTGGTGCTGATCACGGACGCGGGACGCGTGGACCAGCGCAACGTGGAGCTGGCCGCCCCGATCTCGGACGACGGCGTGGCCCAGCTGCGCACCCTGCTCAACGACGTGCTGGTGGGCAAGACCATGCGGGAGGCTGCGGATTCGTTGAGCCTGCTCGCCTCCCGCGCACCGCTGCAGCTGGCGCCGGCTGTGGAGCGGGCGACGGCGGTGCTGATTGACACGCTGGTGGCCACCACCTCGGACCGGCTGCTGATCGCGGGCGCGGGCAACCTCACGCTGCACGGCGCGGGCGACCTGCAATCCGTGATCGCCGCGCTGGAGGAGCAGGTGGTGGTGCTGAAGCTTCTGGCCAGCGCGCAGGAGTTGGAGCACGTCTCTGTGCGCATCGGCCGGGAGAATGAGGACGAGGAATTATCGCGCGCCTCAATTGTTACTACTGCATATGGCGCAGGCGCGGAGGCCCTGGGAGGCCTTGGCGTTGTGGGGCCGACGCATATGGACTATCCGGGTACCATGCAAAAGGTTGCCACGGTGGCCAGGTACATCAGCCGCATCCTCAGGGGCGAATAG
- a CDS encoding long-chain fatty acid--CoA ligase yields MPSQSYSTELGFTLKDTDHCLSRLVALCEEQPHIVLFSRPRNYEWVNVTAGEFLAEVYEVAKGLIANGVEPGDRVAILSNTRYEWQLVDFAIWAAGAASVPVYPSSSLHQIQWILEDSGSTIAFTETRDHTQLMSPFLLGEDGKPQFTDSPSQLRRIFEFNAAGVETLKFEGRDIPQARVDERVQATKHEDLASIVYTSGTTGRPKGVEISHANWAYQAWALLENEIGRVSYPGQRMVTFLPLAHVLQRAVTLAWTISGATQSHWSDTSTLTVELQRVRPHLVLGVPRVFEKVRDGAYNKAADGSAVGKRVFLAAEKAAIEYSQALDTPEGPSRVQKAKVKVFEKLVYSKIKEAIGGSVWYGITGGSAMSSDLSHFYRGMGVAIYEGYGLTETCAACCVNHKGAQKIGTVGQPVNGYSVRINDDGEIEFAGPGVFTRYWGNPEATEEAFDGEWFNTGDLGEVDEEGYVRITGRKKDLIVTAGGKNISPGPMEEIIRQDPLISNALVVGDGKPFIGVLVTLDEEELKRWKANHNIPANRKMSELAQDPALRAEVQDAINMANATVSRAEAIKKFRILDRDLSEQNDEMTPTMKVKRNVVFQRFQEDIDKLYQR; encoded by the coding sequence ATGCCGTCCCAGAGCTACTCCACCGAACTCGGTTTCACCCTGAAAGACACTGACCACTGCTTGAGCCGCCTTGTGGCGCTGTGCGAGGAGCAACCGCACATCGTGCTCTTCTCCCGGCCGCGGAACTACGAGTGGGTCAACGTCACCGCCGGCGAGTTTTTGGCCGAAGTGTATGAGGTGGCGAAGGGCTTGATCGCCAACGGGGTGGAGCCGGGGGACCGCGTGGCCATCCTCTCTAACACGCGCTACGAGTGGCAGCTGGTGGATTTCGCCATCTGGGCCGCCGGCGCCGCTTCCGTGCCCGTCTACCCATCCAGCTCACTGCACCAGATCCAGTGGATCCTGGAGGACTCCGGCTCCACTATTGCGTTCACCGAAACGCGCGACCACACCCAGCTGATGAGCCCCTTCCTGCTCGGCGAGGACGGCAAGCCGCAGTTCACCGACTCTCCCTCCCAGCTGCGCCGCATCTTCGAGTTCAACGCCGCCGGCGTGGAGACACTGAAGTTCGAGGGCAGGGACATTCCGCAGGCGCGTGTCGACGAAAGGGTGCAGGCCACCAAGCACGAGGACCTCGCCTCCATCGTCTACACCTCCGGCACCACCGGCCGGCCGAAGGGCGTGGAGATCAGCCACGCCAACTGGGCGTACCAGGCGTGGGCGCTGTTGGAGAACGAGATCGGCCGCGTGTCCTACCCGGGCCAGCGCATGGTGACGTTCCTGCCGCTCGCGCACGTGCTGCAGCGTGCTGTGACGTTGGCGTGGACCATCTCTGGCGCGACGCAGTCCCACTGGTCCGACACCTCCACCCTGACCGTGGAGCTGCAGCGCGTGCGCCCGCACCTGGTGCTGGGCGTGCCGCGCGTGTTTGAGAAGGTGCGCGACGGCGCGTACAACAAGGCCGCGGACGGCTCCGCCGTGGGCAAGCGCGTCTTCCTCGCGGCGGAGAAGGCCGCGATCGAGTACTCCCAGGCACTGGACACGCCGGAGGGGCCGTCGCGCGTGCAGAAGGCCAAAGTCAAGGTGTTTGAGAAGCTGGTGTACTCCAAGATCAAGGAGGCCATCGGCGGCTCGGTCTGGTACGGCATCACCGGTGGCAGCGCCATGAGCTCGGACCTGAGCCATTTCTACCGCGGCATGGGTGTGGCGATCTATGAGGGCTACGGCCTCACCGAAACCTGCGCCGCCTGCTGCGTGAACCACAAGGGCGCCCAGAAGATCGGCACCGTGGGCCAGCCGGTGAACGGCTACTCGGTGCGGATCAACGATGACGGCGAGATCGAGTTCGCCGGACCCGGCGTGTTCACGCGCTACTGGGGCAACCCGGAGGCCACCGAGGAGGCCTTTGACGGCGAGTGGTTCAATACCGGCGACTTGGGCGAGGTGGATGAGGAAGGTTACGTCCGCATCACCGGCCGCAAGAAGGACCTGATTGTCACCGCCGGCGGCAAGAACATCTCCCCGGGCCCGATGGAGGAGATCATCCGCCAGGATCCGCTGATCTCCAACGCGCTGGTGGTGGGCGACGGCAAGCCGTTCATCGGCGTGCTGGTCACCTTGGATGAGGAGGAGCTGAAGCGCTGGAAGGCCAACCACAACATCCCGGCCAACCGGAAGATGTCCGAGTTGGCGCAGGACCCGGCCCTGCGCGCGGAGGTGCAGGACGCGATCAACATGGCCAACGCCACCGTGTCCCGCGCCGAGGCAATCAAGAAGTTCCGCATCCTGGACCGCGACCTTTCGGAGCAGAACGACGAGATGACGCCGACCATGAAGGTCAAGCGCAACGTGGTGTTCCAGCGCTTCCAGGAGGACATCGACAAGCTGTACCAGCGCTAG